In Parus major isolate Abel chromosome 1, Parus_major1.1, whole genome shotgun sequence, the following proteins share a genomic window:
- the LOC107211649 gene encoding carbonyl reductase [NADPH] 1-like, with product MSNVQVAVVTGSNKGIGLAIVRALCKQFHGDVYLTSRDPGRGQAAVAQLQQEGLRPLFHQLDIDDLQSIRALRDFLKEKYGGLDVLVNNAGIAFKVHDTTPFAVQAEVTLKTNFFGTRNVCTELLPLMKPYGRVVNVSSMVSSSALGGCSQELQQKFRSDTITEDELVQLMTKFVEDTKKSVHEKEGWPNTAYGVSKIGVTVLSRIQARLLNEQRKGEHILLNACCPGWVRTDMAGPKATKSPDEGAETPVYLALLPSSADAPHGQFVSNKTVKPW from the exons ATGTCCAACGTGCAGGTGGCTGTGGTGACAGGCTCCAACAAAGGGATTGGCTTGGCCATCGTGCGGGCCCTGTGCAAGCAATTCCACGGGGATGTGTACCTGACATCCCGGGATCCCGGCCGTGGCCAGGCTGCcgtggcacagctccagcaggaaggaCTGCGGCCGCTTTTCCACCAGCTGGATATCGATGACCTGCAGAGCATCCGAGCGCTCCGGGACTTCCTGAAGGAGAAGTATGGAGGGCTCGACGTGCTGGTGAACAACGCTGGCATCGCTTTCAAAG TTCATGACACCACCCCATTTGCAGTCCAAGCTGAGGTTACACTGAAGACAAACTTTTTTGGAACCAGGAATGTTTGCACAGAATTGCTGCCTCTTATGAAGCCTTATG GCCGGGTGGTGAACGTGTCCAGCATGgtgagcagctcagccctgggaggctgcagccaggagctccagcagaAATTCCGCAGTGACACCATCACTGAGGATGAGCTGGTGCAGCTCATGACCAAGTTTGTGGAAGACACCAAGAAGAGTGTCCATGAGAAAGAGGGTTGGCCAAACACTGCCTATGGGGTGTCCAAAATCGGGGTCACTGTCTTGTCCAGGATCCAAGCCCGGCTGTTGAATGAGCAAAGGAAAGGTGAGCACATCCTCCTCAACGCCTGCTGCCCCGGCTGGGTGAGGACAGACATGGCAGGTCCCAAAGCCACCAAGTCCCCAGATGAGGGGGCTGAGACCCCTGTTTATTTGGCCCTTTTGCCTTCCAGTGCTGATGCTCCTCATGGCCAATTTGTCAGTAACAAAACTGTCAAACCCTGGTGA
- the SETD4 gene encoding SET domain-containing protein 4 isoform X3: MKKSRGRTGRSRRRKLLKSFMDGVNCSHKLEYIKLKKWLKERGFENSNLRPAEFWETGRGLMTTKALQAGDLIISLPEKCLLTTGTVLSSCLGGHIVKWKPPVSPLLALCTFLIAEKHAGEKSPWKPYLDVLPKTYTCPACLEPDVINLLPRPLKKKAQEQKMMIQELFRTSKAFFSSLQPLFAENTGTIFNYSALEWAWCTINTRTIYMKHPHRECFSLEPDVYALAPYLDLLNHSPNVQVKAAFNEQTRSYEIWTNSQCKKYQEVFICYGPHDNQRLLLEYGFVAMDNPHSSVYVSPDILLKYFSPLDKQRKAKVSILKDHDFLENLTFGWEGPSWRLLTALKVLSLGADEFPRNSLKVQAPGLFPVGLLKF; the protein is encoded by the exons atgaagaaaagcagaggtcGGACAGGTcgaagcagaagaagaaaactcttGAAGAGTTTTATGGATGGAG tcAACTGCAGTCACAAGCTGGAATACATTAAACTTAAGAAGTGGCTAAAAGAGAGAGGAtttgaaaacagtaatttaaggCCAGCAGAGTTCTGGG AGACAGGAAGAGGATTGATGACAACAAAAGCTCTTCAG GCAGGAGATCTGATTATTTCATTGCCTGAGAAGTGTCTGCTCACCACAGGCActgtcctcagcagctgcttgggAGGACACATTGTGAA ATGGAAGCCCCCAGTATCTCCTTTGCTGGCACTGTGCACGTTTTTGATAGCAGAGAAACACGCTGGGGAGAAATCTCCATGGAAGCCTTACCTGGATGTTCTACCCAAGACTTACACTTGTCCTGCTTGTTTGGAACCTGATGTCATAAATCTTCTCCCCAGACCCTTAAAAAAGAAGGCTCAGGAGCAAAAAATGATGATCCAAGAGCTGTTCAGAACTTCCAaagctttcttctcttccctgcagcCTTTATTTGCTGAGAACACAGGaactatttttaattacagtgcTTTGGAGTGGGCTTGGTGCACTATAAATACCAGGACAATTTACATGAAACATCCACACAGGGAATGTTTTTCCCTGGAGCCAGATGTTTATGCATTGGCACCATATTTAGATTTGCTAAACCACAGCCCAAATGTTCAG GTCAAGGCTGCGTTTAACGAGCAGACGAGGAGCTATGAAATTTGGACAAATTCACAATGCAAAAAATACCAGGAAGTTTTTATCTGCTATGGACCTCATGATAatcagaggctgctgctggaatatGGATTTGTTGCCATGGATAACCCTCACAGCAGCGTTTATGTCTCACCAG aTATTCTCCTCAAATATTTCTCACCACTGGACAAGCAGAGAAAGGCCAAAGTTTCCATTCTAAAGGATCATGATTTCCTAGA GAACCTGACCTTTGGATGGGAGGGACCATCCTGGAGACTCCTCACAGCCCTCAAGGTGTTGAGTCTGGGAGCAGATGAATT CCCCAGAAACTCCCTCAAGGTTCAGGCTCCAGGCCTTTTTCCTGTTGGTTTgttgaaattttaa